The following coding sequences are from one Enterococcus sp. 4G2_DIV0659 window:
- a CDS encoding MBL fold metallo-hydrolase gives MSQKEAFNISILASGSTGNSLFIETENKKLLVDAGLSGKKITSLLAEVGRKPEDLDAILVTHEHRDHIHGVGVLARKYKLDVYANEKTWSAMDPLIGNVALEQKHIFDMGKVMTFGDMDIESFGVSHDAAAPQFYRFFKDNRSFVMLTDTGYCSDHIRGTIQDADAYLIESNHELEILRMGPYPWSLKQRILGDKGHLSNDDGALTMADVIGSHTKRIYLGHLSKENNTKEHARMAMETILKEKGLGVNYDFNVYDTDPDSASELFAI, from the coding sequence ATGAGTCAAAAAGAAGCCTTTAATATTAGCATTCTTGCTAGCGGCAGTACAGGTAATTCCCTTTTTATTGAGACTGAGAACAAAAAGCTGCTTGTAGACGCTGGGCTTAGCGGGAAAAAAATCACCTCATTGTTAGCAGAAGTTGGCCGCAAACCGGAAGATTTAGATGCGATTTTAGTGACCCATGAGCATCGAGATCATATCCATGGTGTCGGAGTGCTTGCTAGAAAATATAAGTTAGACGTCTATGCGAATGAAAAAACTTGGAGTGCAATGGACCCATTGATTGGCAATGTTGCATTAGAGCAAAAACATATTTTTGATATGGGAAAAGTTATGACCTTTGGAGATATGGATATTGAGAGTTTTGGCGTTTCTCATGATGCTGCAGCACCTCAATTCTATCGTTTTTTTAAAGACAATCGTTCATTTGTAATGCTGACAGATACAGGTTATTGCAGCGATCATATTCGAGGAACGATTCAAGATGCGGATGCTTATTTGATTGAAAGTAATCACGAGTTAGAAATTCTTAGAATGGGTCCTTATCCTTGGAGCTTAAAACAGAGGATTTTAGGGGACAAAGGTCATTTGTCAAATGACGATGGCGCATTAACAATGGCAGATGTCATTGGCTCACATACCAAACGCATTTATTTAGGCCATCTAAGCAAAGAAAACAACACAAAAGAGCATGCTAGAATGGCAATGGAAACTATATTAAAGGAAAAGGGATTAGGAGTAAATTACGATTTTAATGTCTATGACACAGATCCTGATTCAGCGTCAGAATTATTTGCGATTTGA
- the walK gene encoding cell wall metabolism sensor histidine kinase WalK — MKKKVHFFQSVNFKIALSFILLLLIAIEIIGGYFIRELESTTINDYKKSVDLQVSQLASTISTKLNEKDRDKTEIDANLKKTLSDFSASETIEARVVDDKGIVRATSDLNQQGIIGKKNDYRDLNDFTMKKYPAMDKDKRVYINVQPIQSPTGETVIGVLYVKSDIEGKYQEITDTARIFFTASLIAGAISIIVTLLIARSITQPIGEMREQALRIARGDYTGKVKVYGKDELGQLAETFNQLSERIEEAQETMEAERNRLDSVLAHMTDGVIATDRRGKVITINEMALSLLNVKDEAVIGSSLLELLDIETDYTLRKLLEEPEEILIDRSLSGAEEDQMIIRVDFAMIRRESGFITGLVCVLHDVTEQEKNERERREFVSNVSHELRTPLTSMRSYIEALSEGAWENPEIAPNFLKVTLEETDRMIRMINDLLNLSRMDSGNGELQLEYVNFNELINFVLDRFDMMVEANEKKYTIHREFTKRDLWVELDTDKIIQVLDNILNNAIKYSPDGGEITCRLLETHNNVIFSVSDQGLGIPKKDVSKVFERFYRVDKARAREQGGTGLGLAISKEVVKAHNGAIWVESQEGQGSTFYISLPYEPYEEDWWE; from the coding sequence ATGAAGAAAAAAGTTCACTTTTTTCAATCAGTAAATTTTAAGATCGCCCTATCTTTTATCTTACTATTGTTGATCGCTATTGAGATCATTGGCGGATATTTTATTCGCGAACTCGAATCTACAACGATTAACGATTATAAAAAAAGCGTCGATCTCCAAGTTTCACAATTAGCTAGTACGATTAGTACGAAGCTAAATGAAAAAGATCGTGATAAAACCGAGATTGACGCTAATTTAAAGAAAACGTTAAGTGATTTTTCTGCTTCTGAAACAATTGAAGCACGTGTGGTTGATGATAAGGGAATCGTTCGGGCAACTAGTGATTTGAATCAACAAGGAATTATTGGAAAAAAGAACGATTATCGTGATCTAAATGATTTTACTATGAAAAAATATCCTGCAATGGATAAAGACAAACGCGTATACATTAATGTTCAGCCTATCCAATCCCCGACTGGCGAAACAGTCATCGGGGTTCTTTATGTTAAAAGCGACATTGAAGGCAAATATCAAGAAATCACCGACACAGCCAGAATTTTCTTCACTGCTTCGCTCATTGCTGGAGCCATTTCCATTATTGTGACATTGCTGATTGCTCGATCGATTACCCAGCCGATTGGTGAAATGAGAGAACAAGCACTGCGTATAGCAAGAGGAGATTATACAGGGAAAGTAAAAGTTTATGGAAAAGATGAATTAGGCCAATTAGCTGAAACATTTAATCAGTTATCTGAAAGAATTGAAGAAGCACAAGAAACCATGGAAGCTGAAAGAAATCGTTTAGATAGCGTTTTGGCTCATATGACGGATGGAGTCATTGCGACGGATCGACGGGGAAAAGTGATTACGATCAATGAAATGGCGCTTTCTTTACTAAACGTCAAAGATGAAGCCGTTATTGGTTCTTCTTTACTAGAACTGTTAGATATTGAAACGGATTATACCTTGCGTAAATTATTAGAAGAGCCAGAGGAGATATTGATTGATCGATCTTTATCAGGAGCAGAAGAAGATCAAATGATTATTCGTGTAGACTTTGCGATGATTCGTCGTGAATCAGGTTTTATAACTGGTCTTGTTTGTGTGCTGCATGATGTCACTGAGCAAGAGAAAAATGAACGAGAACGAAGAGAATTTGTTTCTAATGTTTCTCATGAATTACGGACACCTTTGACCAGTATGAGAAGTTATATTGAAGCATTAAGCGAAGGGGCATGGGAAAATCCAGAAATAGCGCCAAATTTCTTGAAAGTAACATTGGAGGAAACAGATCGTATGATTCGTATGATCAATGACTTGTTAAATTTATCAAGAATGGATTCAGGAAATGGAGAACTCCAATTAGAATACGTCAATTTCAATGAATTGATTAATTTTGTTTTAGATCGTTTTGATATGATGGTAGAAGCGAATGAAAAAAAATACACGATTCATCGCGAATTTACCAAACGAGATTTATGGGTGGAGTTAGATACTGATAAAATTATTCAAGTGTTGGATAATATTTTAAATAATGCGATAAAATATTCCCCTGATGGTGGTGAAATAACGTGTCGCTTACTAGAAACACATAATAATGTTATTTTTAGCGTATCCGATCAAGGGTTGGGGATTCCTAAAAAAGATGTTAGTAAAGTGTTTGAACGCTTTTATAGAGTAGATAAAGCGCGCGCTCGTGAACAAGGAGGAACAGGATTAGGTCTTGCGATTTCTAAAGAAGTTGTAAAAGCTCATAATGGTGCAATTTGGGTTGAAAGTCAAGAAGGTCAGGGTTCTACCTTTTATATATCCTTACCTTATGAACCTTATGAGGAGGATTGGTGGGAATGA
- the yycF gene encoding response regulator YycF → MKKILVVDDEKPISEIVKYNLVKEGYEVFTAYDGEEAIEMVKEVEPDLIILDLMLPKMDGLEVAREVRKTYDMPIIMVTAKDSEIDKVLGLELGADDYVTKPFSNRELVARVKANLRRGATNAKEAETTTQSELTIGDLTIHPDAYMVSKRGSKIELTHREFELLYYLAKHIGQVMTREHLLQTVWGYDYFGDVRTVDVTVRRLREKIEDSPSHPTYLVTRRGVGYYLRNPEQE, encoded by the coding sequence ATGAAAAAAATATTAGTTGTAGATGATGAAAAGCCGATTTCAGAAATTGTGAAATACAATCTAGTTAAAGAAGGCTATGAAGTTTTCACAGCCTACGATGGTGAAGAAGCCATTGAGATGGTTAAAGAAGTTGAACCAGATTTAATTATTTTAGATTTGATGTTGCCTAAAATGGATGGCTTGGAAGTTGCGAGAGAAGTTAGGAAAACTTATGACATGCCTATTATTATGGTTACAGCCAAAGATTCTGAGATCGACAAAGTTTTAGGATTAGAGTTAGGTGCGGATGATTATGTGACCAAACCATTCTCTAATAGAGAATTAGTTGCCAGAGTCAAAGCCAATTTACGTCGAGGAGCAACGAATGCCAAAGAAGCTGAAACAACAACGCAATCAGAATTAACGATCGGTGATTTGACGATCCATCCTGATGCTTATATGGTTTCAAAACGAGGAAGTAAAATTGAATTGACGCATCGTGAATTTGAACTGCTTTATTATTTAGCTAAGCATATAGGTCAGGTGATGACTCGGGAACATTTACTTCAAACTGTTTGGGGCTATGATTATTTTGGTGATGTTCGTACAGTTGACGTTACCGTGCGTCGATTACGTGAGAAAATTGAGGATAGTCCGAGTCACCCTACGTATTTAGTAACACGTCGTGGTGTTGGTTATTATCTTCGAAATCCTGAACAGGAGTAG
- a CDS encoding two-component system regulatory protein YycI → MDFKRIEWIFFIAFLGLNMFLFGIYQEGLKEEGSVSFSDQTDRIEKRLAKDGITYKGSLSGKRAEGYYLSGEQTNFYDAIQSERANRDRNFFRNGVELIDNSLTMYPQMNYTQTSYFIDEKNVEQSLDAFLSDKNSVLFGKEYRYLADFSTLDGEFPEVVVSQNYKGIAFKDDTAQISLKLESSDESTGIHKINKYTQTRIQSIEELRDKMDLYSEQDAIETLYINNKIPSNSRITFRKLAYSRIYKIREKNVYVPVWFVGIKSKENNLQIEQVNAMSNTIITNNTVPKVENH, encoded by the coding sequence ATGGACTTCAAACGAATCGAATGGATATTTTTCATTGCTTTTTTAGGATTGAACATGTTTCTTTTTGGTATTTATCAAGAGGGATTAAAAGAAGAAGGAAGTGTTTCTTTTTCTGATCAGACAGATCGTATTGAAAAGAGATTGGCAAAAGATGGTATTACCTATAAGGGTTCTCTATCTGGAAAAAGAGCTGAAGGCTATTATTTAAGCGGAGAACAAACCAATTTTTATGATGCGATTCAAAGCGAACGAGCAAATCGAGATCGTAACTTTTTTAGAAATGGTGTCGAGTTAATAGACAATTCATTGACCATGTATCCCCAGATGAATTATACACAAACAAGTTACTTTATTGATGAAAAAAATGTAGAGCAATCTTTAGACGCTTTTTTGAGCGATAAAAATAGTGTTCTTTTTGGTAAGGAATACCGTTACTTGGCAGATTTTTCAACATTGGATGGCGAATTTCCAGAAGTGGTGGTTTCTCAAAATTATAAGGGCATTGCTTTCAAAGATGATACAGCTCAAATTTCTTTAAAGTTAGAAAGCTCGGATGAGTCTACAGGTATCCATAAAATTAATAAATACACGCAAACACGTATTCAAAGTATAGAAGAACTTCGTGATAAAATGGATTTATATTCTGAACAAGATGCGATAGAAACCTTGTATATTAATAATAAAATTCCAAGTAACTCAAGAATAACATTTAGAAAACTGGCGTACTCCAGAATATATAAAATTCGTGAAAAAAATGTATATGTACCTGTTTGGTTTGTCGGCATAAAATCCAAAGAAAATAATTTGCAAATTGAACAAGTAAATGCCATGAGTAATACGATTATTACGAATAATACTGTTCCAAAGGTGGAAAATCATTAA
- a CDS encoding ABC transporter ATP-binding protein — MAYIDVINEYKRYPMGDTTINANDGITFSVEKGEVAVILGPSGAGKSTVLNILGGMDSCDEGQIIIDGTDIATFNEKQLTTYRRNDVGFVFQFYNLVPNLTTKENVELASQIVSDALDPEEVLKSVGLGARLDNFPAQLSGGEQQRVTIARAIAKRPKLLLCDEPTGALDYETGKQILTILQETARNTGTTVIIITHNSAIAPMADRVIRINDAKVRSMTINDEPKPVSEIEW, encoded by the coding sequence ATGGCATATATTGATGTAATAAATGAATACAAAAGATATCCTATGGGAGATACGACGATCAATGCAAATGATGGGATCACTTTTTCCGTAGAAAAGGGCGAAGTAGCAGTTATTTTAGGGCCCAGTGGTGCAGGGAAATCCACTGTATTGAACATTTTAGGTGGAATGGATTCCTGTGATGAAGGCCAAATTATTATCGATGGAACGGATATCGCAACATTCAATGAAAAACAATTAACGACCTATCGTAGAAATGATGTTGGCTTTGTTTTTCAGTTTTACAATCTAGTCCCTAACTTAACAACCAAAGAAAACGTAGAGTTAGCATCACAAATTGTGTCAGATGCACTGGATCCAGAAGAAGTACTCAAATCTGTTGGATTAGGTGCACGTCTAGATAACTTTCCCGCACAATTATCTGGCGGAGAACAACAGCGAGTAACGATTGCCAGAGCAATAGCCAAACGACCTAAACTGTTATTGTGTGATGAGCCGACAGGTGCGCTTGATTATGAAACAGGAAAACAAATTTTAACGATTTTACAAGAAACAGCACGTAATACAGGAACAACAGTGATTATTATCACGCATAATTCTGCTATCGCACCGATGGCAGATCGCGTGATACGTATTAATGATGCCAAGGTTCGCAGTATGACGATTAATGACGAGCCAAAACCTGTATCTGAGATAGAATGGTAG
- a CDS encoding DNA/RNA non-specific endonuclease — MARKKQKPPFSPAVMLGALLIILTLGVFGIQVPDNIQELFGIHTQEQTKPSKEQYQNSTSKNPGPKELGAATFSAEEMTDNKQGWIDYHPLDSLGRATGADALLKPAMVNTGTPANKDVRPPGFISGTDPNNHSRGHLIGRQLGGSGDDARNLTTLYQTPVNTPFMTKYENQIRQALDKGETIRYRVIPIYEGNELLCKQIELEAKGLNKNTTIDFRVSILNEK; from the coding sequence ATGGCAAGAAAAAAACAAAAACCGCCGTTTAGTCCAGCGGTTATGCTTGGGGCATTATTAATTATTTTAACGCTGGGCGTCTTTGGCATCCAAGTTCCAGACAATATACAGGAACTATTTGGCATCCATACACAGGAACAAACCAAGCCAAGTAAAGAGCAATATCAAAACAGCACTTCTAAAAACCCAGGACCAAAAGAACTTGGAGCCGCAACATTCTCAGCTGAGGAGATGACAGATAACAAACAAGGATGGATCGATTATCATCCGTTAGATTCACTTGGTCGCGCAACTGGTGCAGATGCATTATTAAAACCTGCAATGGTCAACACTGGAACTCCCGCAAATAAAGATGTACGACCACCTGGCTTTATTTCTGGTACAGATCCCAACAATCATTCTAGAGGTCACCTAATCGGTCGCCAGTTAGGCGGTTCTGGCGATGATGCTAGGAACCTGACCACACTTTATCAAACGCCTGTTAATACACCGTTTATGACCAAATATGAAAATCAGATCCGACAAGCCTTAGATAAAGGTGAAACCATTCGCTATCGTGTCATTCCTATCTACGAAGGCAATGAACTACTTTGTAAACAAATAGAGCTGGAAGCAAAAGGTCTAAATAAAAACACAACAATTGATTTTCGTGTATCCATTCTAAATGAAAAATAA
- a CDS encoding YycH family regulatory protein codes for MKLTEKIVRVSLVCLIILSLYFSMSIWVSSSKKEQPIKTDSPVGANVVNERLATDVFLPLRLVRMQDGKSEMNNSENLLTNVQNEVKHSKFGELTQLVENDAEQFEKYVSIEQGFEMLYEGPFLLSEYVSVYNLDLDLTDISKQNQVFFTCIQVDFLQNKVRFLDFTQKNVYEASIKINSEKVMNLMNRVGVQYNQISEKQAVAEKHYYLAEDLKMKKYSYILASQPVTKFRNAFFANTDDIHTNEDSQDLSYTSGNERLIADEKLGTIHFNGSLNTRKAEDTIYSDSFDYVKKLGTSMGNIRYFDRTKSEVMYRTFVEGYPVFSENDKGQVRVTIGNDKAESSSVIIETSVDTIQVPIPSEEEVVLESTETLLERLTANGAEDAKINSMVIGYTWQTIEETKQVVDLTPEWYIRYDNQWYPERELLEKLANLEVE; via the coding sequence ATGAAATTAACTGAAAAAATTGTACGAGTAAGCTTGGTCTGCTTGATCATTCTTAGTTTGTACTTTTCAATGAGTATTTGGGTCAGTTCTTCTAAAAAAGAACAACCGATTAAAACTGATTCCCCAGTTGGGGCAAATGTGGTGAACGAACGTTTGGCGACGGATGTTTTTTTACCTTTACGTTTAGTTCGTATGCAAGATGGAAAATCTGAAATGAACAACAGTGAAAATTTACTTACGAACGTTCAAAACGAGGTCAAACATAGCAAATTCGGTGAATTAACCCAGCTTGTTGAAAATGATGCCGAACAGTTTGAAAAATATGTATCGATTGAACAAGGATTTGAAATGCTTTATGAAGGGCCTTTTCTATTAAGTGAATATGTTTCTGTTTATAATTTAGACTTGGACTTGACCGATATAAGCAAACAGAATCAAGTATTTTTCACATGTATTCAAGTTGATTTTCTTCAAAACAAAGTTCGTTTTCTAGATTTTACACAAAAAAATGTTTATGAAGCATCTATAAAGATTAATAGTGAAAAAGTCATGAATTTAATGAATAGAGTTGGCGTGCAATATAACCAAATTTCTGAAAAGCAAGCAGTAGCTGAGAAACACTATTATTTGGCTGAAGACTTGAAAATGAAAAAATATAGTTATATTTTGGCTTCTCAACCTGTGACTAAATTTAGGAATGCATTTTTTGCCAATACAGATGATATTCATACAAATGAAGATAGTCAGGATTTATCCTACACAAGTGGTAATGAACGGTTGATAGCGGATGAAAAACTTGGAACCATTCATTTTAATGGGAGCTTGAACACTAGAAAGGCAGAAGACACGATTTATTCTGATAGTTTCGATTATGTTAAAAAATTAGGAACAAGTATGGGAAATATCCGTTATTTTGATCGCACAAAGTCAGAGGTAATGTATCGTACTTTTGTAGAAGGTTATCCTGTCTTCAGTGAAAACGATAAAGGACAAGTACGTGTAACGATTGGCAATGATAAAGCGGAAAGTTCTAGTGTGATAATTGAAACTAGTGTGGACACGATTCAAGTACCGATTCCTTCAGAAGAAGAAGTTGTGTTGGAAAGCACAGAAACACTATTAGAGCGATTAACAGCAAACGGTGCGGAAGATGCAAAGATCAATTCAATGGTCATCGGCTATACGTGGCAGACAATCGAAGAAACGAAACAAGTTGTTGACCTCACGCCAGAATGGTATATTCGCTATGATAATCAATGGTATCCAGAAAGAGAATTACTGGAAAAATTGGCGAATTTGGAGGTGGAATAA